The following are encoded together in the Paludisphaera mucosa genome:
- a CDS encoding arylsulfatase: protein MTWRQEPRRLRPDAPNVLIVLIDDVGFGVPDTFGGEVHTPTLTRLRESGVCYNAFHTTSICSPTRAALLTGRNHHRVGNGTIAERATDFDGYTGVILRSAATLPEVLRHYGYKSSAFGKWHNTPTDQTTAMGPFDRWPTGHGFDYFYGFLAGETSQWEPRLYENLQAIEPPHGGTYHLTEDMVDKGLGWLKKHQAFTPDKPFLMYWAPGAVHGPHHIFPAWADKYKGKFDDGWDAYRERVFRRQQELGWVPRDAKLTPRDASMASWAGIPESERGFQRRLMEVFAGFVEHTDAQVGRLVDGLEALGLRDNTIILYIWGDNGSSAEGQKGSISELLAQNNVPNTIEQQLAAMQGLGGLAALGGPKMDNMYHAGWAWAGGAPFRSTKLVAAHFGGTRNPLVVSWPKGIKPDPAPRPQFHHVNDVAPTLYELIGVKPPAEVNGAKQDPIDGVSMAYSFADAKAPGRKLTQYFENNGSRGVYHDGWFAGTFGPLVPWDTAGSSPKLKTWDANQDPWQLYDLSKDFSQAEDLAAKEPERLAKMKELFLAEAKANRAFPIGGGLWTRFHPEDVLRSPYRSWRFDAETTRMPEFTAPGLGKRSNHVAIDVEVGPDASGVLYAMGGASGGLSVYMDAGRLVFEYNMLIIERTVARSEGKIAAGKHRIEVAETIPRPGTPDDVVLSVDGAEVARTTVKRTVPGAFTASETFDVGVDLGSPVSVEYFDRAPFKFGGKIERVFVEMK, encoded by the coding sequence ATGACGTGGCGTCAGGAGCCGCGACGGCTGAGGCCCGACGCGCCCAACGTGCTGATCGTGCTGATCGACGACGTGGGTTTCGGCGTCCCCGACACGTTCGGGGGCGAGGTCCATACGCCCACGCTCACCCGCCTGCGCGAGTCGGGCGTCTGCTACAACGCGTTCCACACCACGTCCATCTGCTCGCCGACCCGCGCCGCGCTGCTGACGGGTCGCAACCACCATCGGGTCGGCAACGGGACGATCGCCGAGCGGGCGACGGACTTCGACGGCTACACCGGCGTCATCCTCAGGTCGGCCGCCACCCTGCCCGAGGTCCTCCGCCACTACGGCTACAAGTCGTCCGCCTTCGGCAAGTGGCACAACACCCCGACCGACCAGACGACGGCGATGGGGCCGTTCGACCGCTGGCCCACCGGCCACGGCTTCGATTACTTCTACGGCTTCCTCGCGGGCGAGACCTCGCAGTGGGAGCCCCGGCTCTACGAGAATCTGCAAGCGATCGAGCCGCCCCACGGCGGGACCTACCACCTGACCGAGGACATGGTCGACAAGGGCCTGGGATGGCTCAAGAAACACCAGGCGTTCACCCCCGACAAGCCGTTCCTGATGTACTGGGCGCCGGGGGCCGTCCACGGCCCGCACCACATCTTCCCGGCCTGGGCCGACAAGTACAAAGGCAAGTTCGACGACGGCTGGGACGCGTACCGCGAACGCGTCTTCCGGCGGCAGCAGGAACTCGGCTGGGTCCCCAGAGACGCGAAGCTGACGCCCCGCGACGCCTCGATGGCCTCGTGGGCCGGCATCCCCGAGTCGGAACGCGGATTCCAGCGCCGGCTCATGGAGGTGTTCGCCGGCTTCGTCGAGCACACCGACGCCCAGGTCGGCAGGCTGGTCGACGGCCTGGAGGCGCTCGGGCTCCGGGACAACACGATCATCCTCTACATCTGGGGCGACAACGGCTCCAGCGCCGAGGGCCAGAAGGGCAGCATCAGCGAGCTGCTGGCCCAGAACAACGTCCCCAACACGATCGAGCAGCAACTCGCCGCGATGCAGGGGCTGGGCGGGCTCGCGGCCCTGGGCGGGCCGAAGATGGACAACATGTACCACGCCGGCTGGGCCTGGGCCGGCGGCGCGCCGTTCCGGTCGACCAAGCTGGTCGCCGCGCACTTCGGGGGCACGCGCAACCCGCTGGTCGTCTCGTGGCCGAAGGGGATCAAGCCCGACCCCGCGCCTCGGCCGCAGTTCCACCACGTCAACGACGTCGCGCCGACGCTCTACGAGCTGATCGGCGTCAAGCCGCCCGCCGAGGTGAATGGGGCGAAGCAGGACCCGATCGACGGGGTGAGCATGGCCTACAGCTTCGCCGATGCGAAGGCCCCGGGCCGCAAGCTCACGCAGTATTTCGAGAACAACGGCAGCCGCGGGGTCTACCACGACGGCTGGTTCGCCGGCACGTTCGGCCCCCTCGTCCCCTGGGACACCGCCGGATCCTCTCCCAAGCTGAAGACCTGGGACGCGAACCAGGATCCGTGGCAGCTGTACGACCTTTCGAAGGATTTCTCGCAGGCCGAGGACCTCGCCGCGAAGGAGCCCGAGCGACTGGCGAAGATGAAGGAACTCTTCCTGGCCGAGGCGAAGGCGAACCGGGCGTTCCCCATCGGCGGCGGCCTCTGGACCCGGTTCCACCCCGAAGACGTCCTCCGGAGCCCGTACCGGTCGTGGCGGTTCGACGCCGAGACGACCCGGATGCCGGAATTCACGGCCCCCGGCCTCGGTAAGCGGAGCAACCACGTGGCCATCGACGTCGAGGTCGGCCCGGACGCGTCGGGCGTCCTCTACGCCATGGGCGGCGCGAGCGGCGGCCTGTCCGTCTACATGGACGCCGGGCGACTCGTCTTCGAGTACAACATGCTGATCATCGAGCGGACCGTCGCCAGGTCGGAAGGGAAGATCGCCGCCGGCAAGCACCGCATCGAAGTCGCCGAGACGATCCCCAGGCCGGGCACCCCGGACGACGTGGTTCTGAGCGTGGACGGCGCGGAAGTCGCAAGGACGACCGTCAAGCGCACCGTCCCGGGGGCGTTCACCGCGAGCGAGACGTTCGACGTGGGCGTCGACCTCGGCTCGCCCGTCTCCGTCGAGTACTTCGACCGGGCCCCTTTCAAGTTCGGTGGCAAGATCGAGCGCGTCTTTGTTGAAATGAAGTGA
- a CDS encoding RNA polymerase sigma factor gives MGPPRSDHERFVALLECHRGALLKVCWAYGRTPHDRDDLLQEIVVQLWDSFGRYDPDRRFSTWMYRVALNVAIDFGRRRRRWGREAASLDEDETKAPSTTRDDDLKRQRSRELRELLERQPGADRAILLLYLEGHSYREIGDVLGISESNVGTRLNRLKNALRRSVQGPPGEGGAS, from the coding sequence TTGGGCCCGCCCCGGTCCGACCACGAGCGGTTCGTCGCCCTCCTGGAATGCCACCGAGGAGCCCTGCTCAAGGTCTGCTGGGCGTACGGCCGCACCCCGCACGATCGCGACGACTTGCTGCAGGAGATCGTCGTTCAGCTCTGGGACTCGTTCGGCCGGTACGACCCCGACCGCAGGTTCTCGACCTGGATGTATCGCGTGGCGTTGAACGTGGCGATCGACTTCGGACGCAGGCGGCGGAGGTGGGGGAGGGAAGCCGCAAGTCTCGACGAGGATGAGACGAAGGCCCCCTCGACGACCCGGGACGACGACCTGAAGCGGCAACGGTCGCGCGAGCTGCGCGAACTCCTGGAACGACAGCCCGGCGCGGACCGGGCCATCTTGCTGCTCTACCTGGAAGGCCATTCGTATCGCGAGATCGGCGACGTCCTCGGCATCAGCGAGTCGAACGTCGGTACGCGATTGAACCGTCTCAAGAACGCGCTTCGGCGATCCGTGCAAGGACCGCCCGGGGAAGGAGGAGCCTCGTGA
- the ycaC gene encoding isochorismate family cysteine hydrolase YcaC — protein MSTPYKYRRLDRDDAAVLLVDHQTGLCNLVRDFSPDDFKNMVLALANSAKYFNLPTILTTSFEAGPNGPLMPEIKELFPEAPYVARPGQINAWDNEDFVKAIRATGKKQLIIAGVVTEVCVAFVALSAIEAGFEVFVVADASGTFNQTTRDASWARMQAAGAQLMTWFAVACELHRDWRNDMEGLGALFAKHLPSYANLISSFNAARK, from the coding sequence ATGAGCACGCCCTACAAGTACCGCCGACTCGACAGGGACGACGCCGCCGTCCTGCTGGTCGACCACCAGACCGGCCTCTGCAACCTCGTCCGCGATTTCTCGCCGGACGACTTCAAGAACATGGTGCTGGCGCTGGCGAACTCGGCGAAGTACTTCAACCTGCCGACGATCCTGACCACCAGCTTCGAAGCCGGGCCCAACGGGCCGCTCATGCCCGAGATCAAGGAGCTGTTCCCCGAGGCCCCGTACGTGGCACGGCCGGGCCAGATCAACGCCTGGGACAACGAGGACTTCGTCAAGGCGATCCGGGCGACGGGCAAGAAGCAGCTCATCATCGCCGGGGTCGTGACCGAGGTGTGCGTGGCCTTCGTGGCCCTCTCGGCGATCGAGGCGGGGTTCGAGGTCTTCGTCGTCGCCGACGCCTCGGGGACCTTCAACCAGACCACCCGCGACGCCTCCTGGGCGCGGATGCAGGCCGCCGGGGCCCAGCTCATGACCTGGTTCGCCGTCGCCTGCGAGCTGCACCGCGACTGGCGGAACGACATGGAAGGCCTCGGCGCCCTGTTCGCCAAGCATCTGCCGAGCTACGCCAACCTCATCAGCAGCTTCAACGCCGCCCGGAAGTGA
- a CDS encoding ParB/RepB/Spo0J family partition protein: MNKRRLGRGLEALLGREEGGFEPGSLEESELLHVAVDQVDPNPYQPRRHFAPAELATLADSIRQHGILQPILVRAVGDRYQLIAGERRLRASIEAQLHDIPARVMDLDDQRVFELAMVENLQREDLNAVDKATAFREYLSRYGGTQEELAGRLGLDRSTVSNLIRLLDLPQEVLDAVRDNAVTQGHARALLGLPDADSQVVALRRVIAERLSVRQTEALVATGVPTPAKPRLRKDAAHVLVKAPHIVELEQQLHQRFGTAVLIRSRTAEKGQVIIDFNSQEEFDRVCALIRGA; the protein is encoded by the coding sequence ATTCGAGCCCGGGTCGCTGGAGGAATCCGAGCTGCTCCACGTCGCCGTGGACCAGGTCGACCCCAACCCCTATCAGCCCCGCCGCCACTTCGCGCCGGCCGAGCTGGCGACGCTCGCCGACTCGATCCGCCAGCACGGGATCCTCCAGCCGATCCTGGTGCGCGCCGTCGGCGACCGCTACCAGCTCATCGCCGGCGAGCGCCGGCTGCGGGCGAGCATCGAGGCCCAACTCCACGACATCCCCGCGCGGGTGATGGACCTGGACGACCAGCGGGTCTTCGAGCTGGCCATGGTCGAGAACCTCCAGCGCGAGGACCTCAACGCCGTCGACAAGGCGACCGCCTTCCGCGAATACCTCTCGCGCTACGGGGGCACGCAGGAAGAACTCGCCGGCCGGCTGGGGCTCGACCGCTCGACCGTCTCCAACCTGATCCGGCTGCTGGACCTCCCCCAGGAAGTCCTCGACGCCGTCCGCGACAACGCCGTCACCCAGGGCCACGCCCGGGCGCTGCTGGGCCTCCCCGACGCCGACAGCCAGGTCGTCGCACTCCGCCGGGTGATCGCCGAGCGGCTCTCGGTCCGCCAGACCGAGGCCCTCGTCGCCACCGGCGTCCCGACTCCGGCGAAGCCCCGCCTCCGCAAGGACGCGGCGCATGTGCTGGTGAAGGCCCCCCACATCGTGGAGCTGGAACAGCAGCTCCACCAGCGGTTCGGCACCGCCGTCCTGATCCGCTCGCGGACCGCCGAGAAGGGGCAGGTCATCATCGACTTCAACAGCCAGGAGGAGTTCGACCGCGTCTGCGCCCTGATCCGGGGCGCCTGA